From the Armatimonadota bacterium genome, one window contains:
- a CDS encoding aminotransferase class V-fold PLP-dependent enzyme gives MLTRRELLISGMVTAAFRDDTLDLVAKAVSWADKDAVISAQDEDFWAKIQSAFTQDRNLINFNNGGVCPSPRIVNEALRRQIEYSNQAPAYHMWKHLEPEVEHVRLRLARHFGCDKDEMAITRNASEALEISLLGIDLEPGDEILTTDQDYGRMINTIKQRERREGIKLVQVSFPTVPNSLQELVDAIESGITSRTKVILICHVINLTGQIWPVKAVCELGRSRGIPVIVDGAHAFAQFPFERDDLGCEYYGTSLHKWLMAPIGTGFLYVKRDKIKDLWPLTPATEEQDDDIRKFEEIGTHPAANHNAIGEALTFHEMIGAERKAARLRYLRTRWIDKIAEEKNVRFNTNLSDEHSCGITNVEILGLDQGEIAAWLLKEYGIFCTTINHKQYQGLRITPNVYTTLSEIDLFAEAMLKACREGIG, from the coding sequence ATGCTCACACGGCGCGAACTGTTGATATCTGGCATGGTGACCGCTGCGTTCAGGGACGACACGCTCGACTTGGTGGCGAAGGCGGTTAGCTGGGCCGACAAAGACGCGGTGATCAGCGCGCAGGACGAGGACTTCTGGGCGAAGATTCAGTCGGCGTTTACCCAAGACCGCAACCTGATCAACTTCAACAACGGCGGCGTCTGCCCGTCGCCGCGGATCGTGAACGAGGCGCTCAGGCGACAGATTGAGTACTCCAACCAGGCTCCGGCCTACCATATGTGGAAGCATTTGGAACCGGAGGTAGAGCATGTGCGACTTCGGCTGGCACGGCACTTTGGGTGCGACAAGGACGAGATGGCGATCACACGCAACGCGAGCGAGGCGCTGGAGATATCCCTGCTTGGCATCGACCTCGAACCTGGCGACGAGATATTGACGACAGACCAGGACTACGGCCGGATGATCAACACGATCAAGCAGCGCGAGCGACGAGAGGGCATCAAGCTGGTGCAGGTCAGCTTTCCGACCGTGCCGAACAGCCTGCAAGAGCTGGTCGACGCGATCGAGAGCGGCATCACGAGCCGCACGAAAGTCATTCTGATCTGCCACGTGATCAACCTGACGGGGCAGATTTGGCCGGTGAAGGCGGTCTGTGAGCTGGGGCGCAGTCGCGGAATCCCGGTCATCGTGGACGGCGCACACGCGTTTGCACAGTTCCCGTTCGAGCGCGACGACCTGGGCTGCGAATACTACGGAACGTCGCTGCACAAGTGGCTGATGGCGCCGATCGGCACCGGCTTTCTGTACGTGAAGCGCGACAAGATCAAGGACCTCTGGCCGCTGACGCCTGCGACCGAGGAGCAGGACGACGATATCAGAAAGTTCGAGGAGATCGGCACGCACCCGGCGGCGAACCACAACGCGATCGGCGAGGCGCTGACGTTCCACGAGATGATCGGCGCGGAGCGAAAGGCCGCGCGATTGCGCTATCTGCGCACAAGATGGATCGACAAGATAGCGGAGGAGAAGAACGTCCGGTTCAACACGAACCTATCCGACGAGCACTCGTGCGGGATCACCAACGTCGAGATACTTGGCCTAGATCAGGGAGAGATCGCGGCTTGGCTGCTGAAGGAGTACGGGATTTTCTGCACGACGATCAACCACAAGCAGTACCAAGGCCTACGCATCACGCCGAACGTCTACACCACCCTCAGCGAGATCGACCTGTTCGCCGAGGCGATGCTCAAAGCGTGTCGCGAAGGGATCGGCTAG
- a CDS encoding intradiol ring-cleavage dioxygenase, producing the protein MPSDFPYEPGQKALRLTEQDRATRRQFLLRVALFGAGIVGAKSVAAQLLTDPELAYRVAGEMLDDPLVREALTDELRLTPHLTEGPFFPYRYMPLDKDNDLVRLGDSTIDALGEILNLRGKVLTKNGEPVPNAEVHLWQTDSRGAYLVPSSSNFQNRDSNFQGYGRFETDSKGEYRFRTIRPVPYANRTPHIHIAVDRKGHRRLATQIIDRDHRMTARDGVLRSVRDPELRELVLRSFKPSENSKLGEIEVIFDIVVGATPEI; encoded by the coding sequence ATGCCGTCTGACTTCCCCTATGAGCCCGGCCAGAAGGCGCTCCGCCTGACTGAGCAAGACCGAGCCACCCGCAGGCAGTTTCTCCTGCGAGTCGCACTCTTCGGCGCCGGCATCGTCGGCGCTAAGAGCGTAGCCGCCCAACTGCTGACCGATCCGGAGCTGGCCTACCGCGTCGCGGGCGAGATGCTCGACGACCCCCTTGTGCGCGAGGCGCTGACAGACGAACTGCGGCTCACACCCCACCTCACCGAAGGGCCGTTCTTCCCGTACCGCTACATGCCGCTCGACAAGGACAACGACCTCGTCAGGCTGGGCGACAGTACGATAGACGCGCTCGGAGAAATCCTCAACCTGCGCGGCAAGGTTCTTACAAAGAACGGCGAACCGGTCCCGAACGCAGAAGTCCACCTCTGGCAGACCGACTCGCGGGGCGCCTACTTAGTGCCCTCCTCGAGCAATTTCCAGAACCGCGACTCGAACTTCCAGGGGTACGGGCGGTTCGAGACGGACTCGAAGGGCGAGTACCGCTTCCGCACGATCCGACCGGTCCCCTACGCCAACCGCACGCCGCACATCCACATTGCGGTCGATCGCAAAGGGCACAGGCGGCTCGCGACCCAGATCATCGACCGCGACCACCGTATGACCGCCCGGGATGGCGTTCTCCGCTCCGTGCGGGACCCCGAGCTGCGCGAACTAGTCCTGCGCTCGTTCAAGCCTTCTGAGAACTCCAAGCTGGGCGAGATCGAAGTGATCTTCGACATCGTCGTCGGCGCAACGCCGGAGATCTAG
- a CDS encoding FMN-binding glutamate synthase family protein, whose amino-acid sequence MRVVFLVTSLVSLGLILALAFNYPWVWWFMLLVGPYVLIGIHDMVQRDHSLLRNYPVIGHGRYVMELVRPEIQQYFVESNLDGRPFSRNERSIVYQRAKGVIDTMPFGTQFDTYVHGYEWMNHSLDPATPLPEEPRVMVGEGRCSKPYACSRFNISALSYGSLSLRAIQALNKGAAEGGFCHNTGEGGISPHHLSHGGDLIWQVGTGYFGCRSADGGFDAEKFKENASRESVKMIEIKLSQGAKPAHGGLLPAKKVTQEIADIRGVPKGERVVSPSTHSEFSNPLEMLEFIEHLRELSGGKPVGIKICIGQPEEFVAVVKAMRETGKVPDFITIDGSEGGTGAAPFEFSNSIGMPLRDAIAFANNVLMGAGVRDQLKIFASGKIITGFHMFRVMALGADVCLCARGMMFALGCIQARRCNHNDCPVGVATTDPKLDKAINVGDKGQRVANYHAKTVHSFLEILAAAGLTAPEQIRPEHIFRRVDETRCLRYSELYEWIARGALAAGSGPQTWQAMWDYAKTDRFCHPPEVVGSVH is encoded by the coding sequence ATGCGTGTTGTATTCCTGGTCACTTCGCTTGTCAGCCTCGGGCTGATTCTAGCGCTCGCGTTCAACTACCCGTGGGTGTGGTGGTTCATGCTCCTGGTCGGGCCGTACGTTCTGATCGGAATTCACGACATGGTCCAGCGCGACCATTCGCTGTTGCGCAACTACCCCGTGATCGGCCACGGGCGGTACGTGATGGAACTGGTGCGGCCGGAGATCCAGCAATACTTCGTGGAGTCGAACCTCGACGGCCGGCCGTTCAGCCGCAACGAACGGTCGATCGTCTACCAGCGCGCCAAGGGCGTCATCGACACGATGCCGTTCGGCACCCAGTTCGACACCTATGTGCACGGGTACGAGTGGATGAACCACTCGCTCGACCCGGCGACGCCGCTCCCCGAGGAGCCGCGCGTGATGGTCGGCGAGGGCCGATGCTCCAAGCCTTACGCTTGCAGCCGGTTCAACATCAGCGCGCTGAGCTACGGCTCGCTCTCCCTGCGCGCGATCCAGGCGCTCAACAAGGGCGCGGCCGAGGGCGGGTTCTGCCACAACACAGGCGAGGGCGGGATCAGCCCGCACCACCTGAGCCACGGTGGAGACCTCATTTGGCAGGTAGGCACGGGCTATTTCGGCTGCCGGAGCGCGGACGGCGGTTTCGACGCGGAGAAGTTCAAGGAGAACGCCTCCCGGGAGAGCGTGAAGATGATCGAGATCAAGCTTTCGCAGGGTGCGAAGCCGGCGCACGGCGGCCTCCTGCCAGCGAAGAAGGTGACGCAAGAGATCGCGGATATCCGGGGCGTACCGAAGGGCGAACGCGTCGTCTCGCCGTCGACGCACAGCGAGTTCTCCAACCCGCTAGAGATGCTGGAGTTCATTGAGCACCTGCGCGAGCTGAGCGGCGGCAAGCCTGTGGGCATCAAGATCTGCATCGGCCAGCCCGAGGAGTTCGTCGCGGTCGTCAAGGCGATGCGCGAAACTGGAAAGGTGCCGGACTTCATCACAATCGACGGCAGCGAGGGTGGCACGGGCGCGGCGCCGTTCGAGTTCTCCAACTCGATCGGGATGCCGCTGCGTGACGCGATCGCCTTCGCGAACAACGTGCTGATGGGCGCCGGCGTGCGCGACCAGTTGAAGATCTTCGCCAGCGGCAAGATCATCACCGGGTTCCACATGTTCCGCGTGATGGCGCTCGGTGCGGACGTGTGCCTGTGCGCGCGCGGCATGATGTTCGCGCTCGGCTGCATCCAGGCGAGACGGTGCAACCACAACGACTGCCCGGTCGGAGTCGCAACGACGGACCCGAAGCTCGACAAGGCGATCAACGTCGGCGACAAAGGGCAGCGGGTCGCGAACTACCACGCGAAGACCGTGCACTCGTTCCTTGAGATCCTGGCGGCAGCGGGGCTGACCGCGCCAGAGCAGATCAGGCCGGAGCACATCTTCCGGCGAGTGGACGAGACGCGGTGTCTGCGGTACTCCGAGTTGTACGAGTGGATCGCGCGGGGCGCGCTGGCGGCCGGGAGCGGCCCGCAGACGTGGCAGGCGATGTGGGACTACGCCAAGACCGACCGGTTCTGCCACCCACCCGAGGTCGTGGGGTCTGTGCACTAG
- a CDS encoding DUF2961 domain-containing protein, with amino-acid sequence MQSGLSGLLKIVDAKSRRISSYDRSGGNADYIKFKKGETAVLAEMDGAGIVKHIWVTISSKDEMARRNLVLRMYWDGQEHPSVEAPIGDFFGQGWGMKYNFISLPLAAAPKEGNALVCYFSMPYGNGAKITVENQGPEDVDAFYYYIDYEEHASIGDDVPRFCAWYNQELTTPEGGVENEWGIFGDTPKNPSDAANYLFCECEGTGHYVGVNYYVQNPGPVWYGEGDDMFVIDGESWPCSLHGTGTEDYFNQSWCPDEHYCHPYFGIAYAPGRGNDDPRFGWIGKTHNYRFHIEDPVRFRSSLRASIEHGHANCLTLGLSSVAYWYQTMPSKEFPALPSAEKRKPLQEVGVVEVHRWREAWRQSKGGGSPWGTEK; translated from the coding sequence ATGCAATCAGGCTTAAGCGGACTCCTGAAGATCGTCGATGCGAAGTCGAGGCGGATCAGCAGCTACGACCGGAGCGGGGGGAACGCGGACTACATCAAGTTCAAGAAGGGCGAGACAGCTGTGCTCGCCGAGATGGACGGCGCGGGGATCGTCAAGCACATCTGGGTCACGATCAGCAGCAAGGACGAGATGGCGCGGCGAAACCTCGTGCTGCGCATGTACTGGGACGGGCAGGAGCACCCGAGCGTCGAGGCGCCGATCGGCGACTTCTTCGGGCAGGGGTGGGGCATGAAGTACAACTTCATCAGCCTGCCGCTCGCAGCCGCGCCGAAGGAGGGGAACGCGCTCGTCTGCTACTTCTCGATGCCGTACGGAAACGGTGCGAAGATCACGGTCGAGAACCAGGGGCCGGAGGACGTCGACGCGTTCTACTACTACATCGACTACGAGGAGCACGCTTCGATCGGCGACGACGTGCCGCGGTTCTGCGCTTGGTACAACCAGGAGCTGACCACTCCCGAGGGCGGCGTCGAGAACGAGTGGGGCATCTTCGGCGACACTCCGAAGAACCCATCGGACGCTGCGAACTATCTGTTCTGCGAGTGCGAGGGGACGGGGCACTACGTCGGCGTGAACTACTACGTCCAGAACCCCGGGCCGGTGTGGTACGGGGAGGGCGACGACATGTTCGTGATCGACGGCGAGTCGTGGCCTTGCTCGTTGCACGGTACCGGGACGGAGGACTACTTCAACCAGTCGTGGTGCCCCGACGAGCATTACTGCCACCCGTATTTCGGGATCGCCTACGCGCCGGGGCGGGGCAACGACGACCCGCGTTTCGGCTGGATCGGGAAGACGCACAACTACCGGTTCCACATCGAGGACCCGGTGCGGTTCCGGTCTTCTTTGAGGGCTTCGATCGAGCACGGCCACGCTAACTGCCTGACTTTGGGTCTGTCTTCTGTGGCGTACTGGTATCAGACGATGCCTTCGAAGGAGTTTCCTGCTCTTCCGTCTGCAGAAAAGCGCAAGCCACTGCAGGAGGTCGGAGTGGTCGAGGTCCACCGGTGGCGCGAGGCCTGGCGGCAGTCGAAGGGCGGCGGCAGCCCGTGGGGCACTGAGAAGTAG
- a CDS encoding TIGR00725 family protein produces MVRLIAVVGAGDCSAEEAKIAEEVGRLLAEAGYGVVSGGLGGVMEAACKGCKQAGGTTVGILPGSDRNEANQWVDIRVPTGMEEARNALVAKAGEAMIAVGGEYGTLSEIAFALKLGKTVVGLGSWDLGSDRIVQASSAVEAVKTALASR; encoded by the coding sequence ATGGTCAGGTTGATCGCCGTCGTGGGCGCGGGCGACTGCAGCGCGGAGGAGGCGAAGATCGCCGAGGAGGTCGGTCGCTTGCTGGCGGAGGCAGGCTACGGCGTTGTCTCGGGTGGCCTCGGAGGCGTGATGGAGGCCGCGTGCAAGGGGTGCAAGCAGGCCGGAGGGACGACGGTAGGAATCCTTCCCGGAAGCGACCGAAACGAAGCCAATCAGTGGGTAGACATCCGCGTTCCGACCGGAATGGAAGAGGCGAGGAACGCGCTGGTCGCCAAGGCCGGCGAGGCGATGATCGCGGTCGGCGGCGAGTACGGAACGCTGAGCGAGATCGCGTTCGCTCTGAAGCTCGGCAAGACCGTCGTCGGCCTGGGATCGTGGGATCTCGGATCGGATCGGATCGTGCAGGCAAGCAGCGCGGTCGAGGCGGTCAAGACAGCACTGGCCAGCCGGTAG
- a CDS encoding zf-HC2 domain-containing protein, translating to MIADCQQIRARLMSYLDNELSAEEMVVVGQHLANCDPCSRAFATEREYLDCVRSKLAIVDLPAGLLARIMAALDQAV from the coding sequence ATGATCGCAGACTGCCAGCAGATCAGGGCTCGACTGATGAGCTATCTGGATAACGAGCTCTCCGCTGAAGAGATGGTCGTTGTCGGTCAACATCTTGCAAACTGCGACCCCTGCTCGCGTGCGTTCGCGACCGAGCGCGAGTACCTGGACTGTGTGCGAAGCAAACTGGCGATCGTCGATCTCCCAGCAGGTTTACTAGCCCGCATCATGGCGGCGCTGGATCAGGCGGTGTGA